One window from the genome of Yarrowia lipolytica chromosome 1B, complete sequence encodes:
- a CDS encoding uncharacterized protein (Compare to YALI0B21406g, similar to DEHA0F08206g Debaryomyces hansenii IPF 8485.1), translating into MPSPPHDRLNDSIGSIDPWLAPKTKFHTVTVRSEHSIITCLQVTQDYIIAACETPEITVYSKTGVVIRRLDGHSDGVWAMHFAHNLLATGGSGKDSDVRVWKVETGRCVAVLKGNKKTVRCVRVARDGRGKLIVVSGARDNTVRVWDLSTADSSGSSNLEPKLPSATFRGHKDTVRCLDSYENTIVSGSYDGTVRVWSLDTRSCLHVLDGHSDRVFAAIIDPQRKRCISASRDTTARIWSLETGQCLHILKGHTSIVYMVELTPDYSHIVTGSSDGTLRVWDPSGALVHTLSGHKSPVSAMQVDNDKIVSSATNMTVKLWDLQKGEFIRNLVSFPTFSSSESVWHVDFNGNVIVVAYSREGAFLDVIERVP; encoded by the coding sequence CCATCATCACCTGTCTGCAGGTGACCCAAGATTACATCATTGCCGCTTGCGAGACGCCGGAAATCACCGTGTACAGCAAAACCGGCGTGGTAATTCGTCGACTCGATGGTCACTCGGACGGCGTCTGGGCCATGCATTTCGCACACAACCTGCTGGCCACAGGCGGCTCGGGCAAAGACTCGGACGTACGGGTATGGAAGGTGGAGACCGGACGGTGTGTAGCGGTGCTCAAGGGCAATAAAAAGACGGTGCGGTGCGTGAGGGTGGCTCGCGACGGCAGAGGAAAGCTAATTGTTGTCAGTGGAGCCCGCGACAATACCGTACGGGTCTGGGATCTGTCCACGGCCGATTCCAGTGGTAGCAGCAACCTGGAGCCCAAACTTCCCTCGGCAACTTTTAGGGGACACAAGGACACGGTACGTTGCCTGGACAGCTACGAAAACACAATCGTGTCCGGTTCGTATGACGGGACCGTGCGTGTGTGGTCTCTGGACACCCGTTCATGTCTCCATGTTCTGGATGGTCATTCGGACCGAGTATTTGCAGCTATCATAGACCCGCAGCGAAAGAGATGCATTTCCGCGTCTCGGGACACAACAGCCCGCATCTGGTCGCTGGAAACAGGCCAGTGTCTGcacattctcaagggccACACTAGCATAGTCTACATGGTGGAGTTAACTCCAGACTATTCGCATATTGTGACGGGCTCTTCAGACGGGACACTAAGAGTATGGGACCCAAGTGGGGCACTAGTTCACACTCTTTCAGGCCACAAATCGCCCGTTTCTGCCATGCAAGTGGACAATGACAAGATTGTGTCATCGGCCACCAACATGACGGTCAAGCTGTGGGATCTGCAAAAGGGCGAGTTCATCCGCAATCTGGTGAGCTTCCCTACGTTCAGCTCCTCGGAGAGCGTGTGGCATGTGGATTTCAATGGTAATGTGATTGTGGTTGCGTACTCTCGGGAGGGGGCTTTTCTGGACGTGATTGAGCGGGTCCCCTAG